Proteins from a single region of Hordeum vulgare subsp. vulgare chromosome 6H, MorexV3_pseudomolecules_assembly, whole genome shotgun sequence:
- the LOC123405224 gene encoding nicotianamine synthase 1 translates to CQNKEVAALIEKIAGIQAAIAELPSLSPSPEVDRLFTDLVTACVPPSPVDVTKLSPEHQRMREALIRLCSAAEGKLEAHYADLLATFDNPLDHLGLFPYYSNYVNLSRLEYELLARHVPGIAPARVAFVGSGPLPFSSLVLAAHHLPETQFDNYDLCGAANERARKLFGASADGVGARMSFHTADVADLTQELGAYDVVFLAALVGMAAEEKAKVIAHLGAHMVEGASLVVRSAHGARGFLYPIVDPEDIRRGGFEVLAVHHPEGEVINSVIVARKAVEAQLSGPQNGDAHARGAVPLVSPPCNFSTKMEASALEKSEELTAKELAF, encoded by the coding sequence TGCCAGAACAAGGAGGTCGCTGCTCTGATCGAGAAGATCGCCGGTATCCAGGCCGCCATCGCCGAGCTGCCGTCGCTGAGCCCGTCCCCCGAGGTCGACAGGCTCTTCACCGACCTCGTCACGGCCTGCGTCCCGCCGAGCCCCGTCGACGTGACGAAGCTCAGCCCGGAGCACCAGAGGATGCGGGAGGCTCTCATCCGCTTGTGCTCCGCCGCCGAGGGGAAGCTCGAGGCGCACTACGCCGACCTGCTCGCCACCTTCGACAACCCGCTCGACCACCTCGGCCTCTTCCCGTACTACAGCAACTACGTCAACCTCAGCAGGCTGGAGTACGAGCTCCTGGCGCGCCACGTGCCGGGCATCGCGCCGGCGCGCGTCGCCTTCGTCGGCTCCGGCCCGCTGCCGTTCAGCTCGCTCGTCCTCGCCGCGCACCACCTGCCCGAGACCCAGTTCGACAACTACGACCTGTGCGGCGCGGCCAACGAGCGCGCCAGGAAGCTGTTCGGCGCGAGCGCGGACGGCGTCGGCGCGCGTATGTCGttccacacggcggacgtcgccgACCTCACCCAGGAGCTCGGCGCCTACGACGTGGTCTTCCTCGCCGCGCTCGTCGGCATGGCAgccgaggagaaggccaaggtgaTTGCCCACCTGGGCGCGCACATGGTGGAGGGGGCGTCCCTGGTCGTGCGGAGCGCGCACGGCGCCCGCGGCTTTCTTTACCCCATTGTCGACCCGGAGGACATCAGGCGGGGTGGGTTCGAGGTGCTGGCCGTGCACCACCCGGAAGGTGAGGTGATCAACTCTGTCATCGTCGCCCGTAAGGCCGTCGAAGCGCAGCTCAGTGGGCCGCAGAACGGAGACGCGCACGCACGGGGCGCGGTGCCGTTGGTCAGCCCGCCATGCAACTTCTCCACCAAGATGGAGGCGAGCGCGCTTGAGAAGAGCGAGGAGCTGACCGCCAAAGAGCTGGCCTTTTGA